A DNA window from Centroberyx gerrardi isolate f3 chromosome 3, fCenGer3.hap1.cur.20231027, whole genome shotgun sequence contains the following coding sequences:
- the rnf150a gene encoding RING finger protein 150a, whose amino-acid sequence MAVSLIRACRSLALSTWLLSFCFVHLLCLDFTVAEKEEWYTAFVNITYLDPVTSEIKTEKTECGRYGEQSPKKEARGLVLVPTLVQDRQACDANVKFPLVSQSSAWVALVAAGNCTFREKIRNAASHNASAVVVYNVGSSNTNETITMPHQGTGDIVAIMIPEPKGREIVALLERNIAVMLHITIGTRNLQKYVSRTSVVFVSISFIVLMIISLAWLVFYYIQRFRYANARDRNQRRLGDAAKKAINKLQVRTIKKGDKETESDFDNCAVCIEGYKPNDVVRILPCRHVFHKHCVDPWLQDHRTCPMCKVNILKALGIPLNADCSDDIPPDYEASVGGPPTSPITGASEITVNESSVVLDPSGRTIDLQELYHDAETVPQAGESHNIASSEHQPPLSSDSDTSVIMAVEVGMSEVDPSTEQEGDEVKS is encoded by the exons ATGGCAGTGTCCCTCATCCGAGCTTGCCGCAGTCTCGCTCTCTCGACGTGGCTGCTGTCGTTTTGTTTCGTCCATCTGCTCTGCCTGGACTTCACGGTCGCGGAGAAGGAGGAATGGTACACCGCGTTCGTCAACATCACGTATCTGGACCCCGTCACCTCGGAaatcaaaacagagaaaaccGAGTGCGGTCGATATGGCGAGCAGTCGCCGAAGAAGGAAGCCAGGGGACTTGTGCTCGTGCCGACTCTCGTGCAGGACAGACAGGCTTGCGACGCAAACGTCAAGTTCCCACTCGTCTCCCAGAGCAGCGCTTGGGTGGCATTGGTCGCTGCGGGGAATTGTACGTTTCGAGAGAAAATCCGTAACGCCGCGAGCCACAACGCCTCTGCAGTTGTCGTTTACAATGTGGGCTCCAGCAATACCAACGAGACCATAACAATGCCCCACCAAG GTACGGGCGATATTGTGGCCATCATGATCCCAGAGCCTAAAGGTCGGGAGATTGTGGCCCTGCTGGAGCGGAACATCGCGGTCATGTTGCACATCACCATAGGAACCCGGAACCTGCAGAAGTACGTGAGCAGAACGTCGGTAGTGTTTgtctccatctccttcatcGTTCTCATGATCATCTCCCTCGCCTGGCTTGTCTTCTACTATATCCAGAGGTTCCGCTACGCTAATGCACGAGACCGCAACCAG AGACGTCTGGGAGATGCTGCCAAGAAGGCCATCAACAAGCTCCAAGTACGGACCATCAAGAAAGGAGACAAG GAAACTGAGTCAGACTTTGACAACTGCGCAGTGTGCATTGAAGGTTATAAGCCTAATGATGTTGTAAGGATATTACCATGCAG GCATGTCTTCCATAAGCACTGTGTAGACCCATGGCTGCAAGACCACCGGACGTGTCCCATGTGTAAAGTGAACATCCTCAAAGCCTTGGGTATACCG CTCAACGCAGACTGTTCAGATGATATTCCACCAGACTATGAGGCGTCCGTTGGGGGTCCACCTACCAGCCCCATCACTGGAGCTAGCGAGATCACGGTGAACGAGAGCTCGGTGGTCCTGGACCCATCAGGGAGGACGATAGACCTGCAGGAACTCTACCATGATGCAGAGACGGTCCCGCAGGCAGGGGAGAGCCACAACATTGCCAGCA gtGAGCACCAGCCTCCGCTGAGCAGTGACTCGGACACCTCTGTCATCATGGCGGTGGAGGTCGGCATGTCGGAGGTAGACCCGTCCACGGAGCAGGAAGGTGACGAGGTCAAATCCTGA